The Klebsiella quasivariicola region TCCTGTTCTTCTTTATAGGCTGGGGATGCTGCTACCCCTATTTATCACTGTGGTTGACGGAAACCATCGGTATTAACTACACCGACGTCGGCCTGGTCTATTCTTTCACCGCCATTGTCGCCGTCTGCGTTCAGCCATTATTCGGCTTCATCTCCGATAAACTGGTATATCGTAAGAATCTGATGTGGATGCTGGCGATTATTATCACGTTATTCGCCCCTTACTGGATTTATGTCTTTGCTCCCCTGTTAAAAATAAATGTGTTCCTCGGCGCGCTGGCTGGCGGCCTTTATATTGGCATGGCCTACGGCGCAGGCTGCGGGATTTGCGAAGCCTACATTGATAAAGTCAGCCGCGCCTCCGGCTTCGAATTTGGCCGGGCGCGGATGTTTGGCGGCATCGGCGCCGCGATCGGCACCTTTGCGGCAGGAAAACTCTACGGCATCGATCAGAACATGATTTTCTGGTTGGCCAGCGGCGCAGGCGTCTGCCTGCTGATCATTGTCTGGAAAATGCAGATCAACGCCCACCCGCAGCAGGGGTTGCTGTCCGGCAAAGCCTCGCCGGTTACCCTCCACGATGCCGTCTCGCTGTTGAAAATTAAAAAATTCTGGTTCTTCGCCCTCTATGTCATTGGCGTCGGGGCGGTCTATGAAACCTATGACCAGCAGTTCGCTATCTACTACAGCCATTTCTTTGAGAGTAAAGCCCGGGGCGCAGAAGTCTTCGGTTATTTAACCACGGGTCAGATTTTCCTTGATGCCATCGTGATGTTCTTTGCGCCATGGTTCGTGAATAAAATCGGTCCGAAAAATGCGCTGTTATACTGCGGGCTGATTATGAGCTTGCGCATTATCGGCTCCGCATGGGCTATTGGCCCGGTCTCCATTAGCCTTATTAAACTCCTCCACGGTTTTGAAAGCTCGGTGCTCCTCGTCGCGGCGCTAAAATATATTACCGCTAACTTTAACCCTCTGCTGTCAGCGACCGTTTACTTAATTGGCTTCCAGTTTTCGAAAAGCTTTAGCTCTATTTTTCTCTCGACCGGCATCGGCCATATGTACCAGAGCATGGGCTTTACCAGTAGCTATATCGTACTCGGCGGTATCGCGCTGTGCTTCACGCTTATTTCTTTTATTACGCTGGATAAAGCGCGTGTCTTCTCTTCACAACCAGTGCCCGCGAATTAATGTCAGGAGGTAGTGTGTATGTCTCATTTATTTTATGGCGTGGCGTATTACGATGAATATATGCCGGAAGATCGGCTGGCTAAGGATATCGCCTTAATGCGCGAAACCGGCATTAACGTGGTGCGTATTGCCGAGTCCACCTGGAGTACGCTGGAACCTGAAGAGGGCCAGTACAATTTCTACCATATCGACCGGGTGCTCGAGGCGATGCATGAGGCCGGCATTGCGGTCATCGTCGGGACGCCCACCTACGCGGTACCGGCCTGGCTGGCGGCGAAACATCCCGATATTCTGGTCACCACCGTCGTGGGGCAGCAAAAATATGGTCCGCGGCAGATCATGGATATCGTCAATCCGACCTTTCGCCGCTATGCCGAAAAAATTATCCGCACGCTGATGGCCCATGTGCAGCACCATCCGGCGATTATCGGCTGGCAACTGGATAACGAAACCAAGCATTACGACAATATTGGCCGCTATATGCAGGAGGGCTTCGTGCGCAGCCTGCAGGAGAAATATCCTGACCTCCGGCAGCTGAATCGCGATTTCGGCCTGGATTACTGGAGCAACCGTATTGACCGCTGGCAGGATTTTCCGCCGGTGGAGAACACCATCAACGCCAGCCTCGCCTGCGCCTTTTCCCGCTATCAGCGCCAGCAGGTCACCGAGTATCTGGCCTGGCAGGCGGCCATCGTTCGGGAATACGCCCAGCCGCACCAGTTCGTCACCCACAACTTCGATTTTGAATGGCGCGGTTACTCTTACGGCGTGCAGCCGCGGGTCGACCATTTTGCGGCGGCGCAGGCGCTGGATATCGCCGGCGTCGATATCTATCACCCGAGTCAGGCGCACCTGACCGGACGGGAAATCGCCTTTGGCGGCGCCATCACCCGCTCGCTTAAGCCGGGCCAGAACTACTTCGTGCTGGAAACCCAGGCACAGGGCTTCGCCCAGTGGACCCCGTTCCCGGGCCAGCTTCGTCTGCAGGCATTCAGCCATATCGCTTCCGGCGCCGCCATGGTCTCCTACTGGCACTGGCACTCGATTCATAACGCTTTCGAAACCTACTGGAAAGGGCTGCTCAGCCACGACTTCTCGCGCAACCCAACCTGGCAGGAAGCCACCACTATCGGTGCCGATTTCGCTCGCCTGTCGCCGCAGCTGGCGGAGCTGAAGGCCGAAAATGACGTCGCGTTGCTCATAAGCAATGAGGCGATGGACGCCCTCAATCACTTCCGTCCCGGCGATGCTGAGGGCAACATTTATAACGATATCTTCCGCCGCTTCCACGATGCGCTGTATGACCACAATATCAGCCTCGACATCATCCACGATGTGAACGAGGAAACCTCGCGCTACCGGGTGCTGATCGTTCCTGGTCTGTACGCCGCCGATGATGGCCTGCTAACGCGGATTAACGACTATATCGCCCGGGGCGGCAGAGCGCTGATCGGCTTTAAATCAGGCTTTAGCGATGAAAACGTCAAGGTGCGCAGCAGCGCGCAGCCGGGGATTTTGCGCCAGAGCTGCGGCGTCAGCTACAGCCAGTTCACCCTGCCGGAAGCGACGACGGTAAGCTCTTGCTGCGCAGAGATTGATTGCCGCAATGACAATCAGGCTGAGCTGTGGATGGAATTACTGACGCCCGACGACGGGACCCGCACCCTGCTGCGCTATCAGCATCCGGCATGGGGCGAATACGCCGCCGCAACGACGGCGGATTATGGTCAGGGTCGCGCCCTGTACGTTGGCTTTCTGCCGCAGAAGGGCCTGATTAGCCAGCTGTTTGATGTCCTGACGGCGGACCTCACGCTGAACTCGCGAACTTCCGCCTATCGCTATCCGTTAGTGGTTAAAAAGATGCGTAACCGCGCCGGAAAGACTATCCACTTCCTGTTTAATTACTCCGGCAAGGCGCAGGAGGTTATCAGCGAGACCGCGGGTACCGCGCTGTTGAGCGGGGAGGCAGTAGACGTCGGCCAGCCGTTGCGCCTCGAGGCCTGGGAATTTACTATCATCGAAAGCTAACGACGCGACGAGGCTCAGGTGGGAGAGAGAATGGAACTGGATATCAATGAGCTACTCAATTTCTCGCCATTGATGAAAACCTTTACCTTCAATGCCTGGGTCGTCGCGGGCTTCACGCCGATTACCCGCGGTTCCACACTGGACTACTACATTAACCGCCCGCAGGGGATGAAAGGTTACATCATTAACCTGACCCTGCGCGGCCAGGCGCGGGCGAAAGCGGGCGATGGCTTCCTGCTGTGCCGGGAAAACGATCTGCTGCTGTTTCCTCCTGGCGTTCCCCATCATTACGGCAGGGACGAACACAGCGAGTATTGGGACCATCTGTGGATCTACTTTATCCCCCGCCCCTACTGGATAGACTGGCTGAAGTGGGACCAAACCACCCACGGTATCGGCAAAACAACCATTAACGATCCCGACCAGCTCCAGCATCTGCGCGATCTGTTCTACGAAGTGATACGCCATCACTCTGCGTCCGTACCGCTGTCAGAAGCGCTGGCCATGAACGCGCTGGAAAGATTAATTCTCCGCTGTTTTCAGCAGCAGCCCATCAGCAATCGCCATGCCCACGATCCACGGATTAACGCCATCTGCGACTATCTTAACGCCCATATTGCGCAGGAGGTAAAAATCGAGACCCTGGCGGCGATGGTGTTTATCTCTCCTTCACGTCTGGCGCACCTTTTCAAAAATGAACTGGGGCAAACGGTCTATGCGTGGCGGGAAACGCAGCGCATCAACCGCGCCAGGTGGCTTATTCAAAGCACCTCGCTCCCGCTTAACAAAATTGCTTTATCGGTGGGCTACAGCGATCCGGTCTATTTCACCCGCTTGTTTCGTAAACATAACGGCATCCCACCGGGCGAATATCGCAAACGCTATGCGGAAATGAAGGGCTAAAAACATCAACGGCTCCCATCGGGAGCCGTCTTTTACCTACTACGTACTGCTACGTTTCAGGTTATGCCATCTCAGTTTGCAGACGCAACACCTGACGATTGACTTCGGACATCACTGACAGATGCAGCTTGTCCTTGACCTTCGGGATAAGGATTTTGCCCTTATCAAATTCAAATGCGCCAACGTCCTTGATGTACAACCGTCCACGAAACAGGATCTTCACGTACTTCGCCACTTGCAGCGGATTGTAGCGTTGGAAAATTTTCATTCTTCTCTCCTGCCAGGGTTACGCTCTTGTGGTGCCACAGTTAGCCCACGTCTCGGGAGCGCAAATTTTAATGCCCTAAAACTATAGTCCAGAATCTCAGAGGGACCCAGTATGTATAAGTTTATTTACCCTTTGATGACAATAATTCAGAATTTTCGTTTCAGACATACGATGAAGTAAGTATAAGTCGCCGTTTTTGTACGGATTTGTGCGTCAGCACGCAAACTGGCATCCTCATTGCGGGTAATCGTCGCCAATCGCACTTATGATTAAACGAGACCAAGTGGTCGGATCACCTGCACAATAATGATTAAGGATTCCGCATGACTCTACGTAGCATACTGGCCGCCTCGTTACTCCTCTTCCCGCTGCTGGCCTCAGCGCATAACTTTGTCGACGGCCAGCGCGTGGCGCCGGTCGGCGTCGCGGATCGGGGAGAACTTATTCTGGATAAGGATAATTTTAGCTATAAAAACTGGAATAGCGCGCAACTAGCAGGAAAAGTGCGGGTGGTCCAGCACATTGCCGGCCGCTCGTCAGCAAAAGAGAAAAATGCCAACCTGATCGAAGCGATTAAAGCGGCAGGTTTCCCGCACGATCGCTATCAGACCACCACCATCGTTAACACCGACGACGCCATTCCTGGCACCGGCATGTTCGTACGCAACAGCATTGAGAGTAATAAAAAGCTCTTCCCGTGGTCGCAATTTATCGTCGACAGCAACGGCCTGGTGCGAAAAGCCTGGCAGCTGGACGAGAAGAGCTCGGCGATCGTGGTGCTGGATAAGAACGGGCGCGTGCAGTGGGCCAAAGACGGTGCCCTCACCCAGCAAGAGGTGCAGCAGGTAATCGACCTGCTGCATAAGCTGCTTAATAAATAGAGACCCGGAAACCAGGGTTTAAGAAGGATTCACGCGGCGTGTAGTCGAGGGTTTTCCCCTGCCAGTCGTGAACATGCGCCCCGGCGGCGACCGCGACCGCATGGCCGGCGGCGGTGTCCCAGGTGCTGGTCGGCCCGAAGCGCGGATAGAGCTGGGCCTGACCTTCCGCCACCAGGCAAAACTTCAGCGAAGAGCCAATAGAGGTGGTCTGGTGCTCGCCCAGTTGCTCAAGATACTCCTGCAGCTCTGGATCGTTACCGTGGGAGCGGCTGATCACCACCAGCGGCGGACGGGCATCGCGAACCTGGATCTGCTTGCGCACGCCGCACTCTTCTTTCCAGGCTTTACCTTTTTCCGCGCTGTACATCACCTTCATCACCGGCGCATAGACGACGCCCAGCGTCGGCTTGCCGTTTTCGATCAGCGCGATATTGACGGTGAATTCGCCGTTACGCTTAATAAACTCTTTGGTGCCGTCCAGCGGGTCGACCAGCCAGTAGCGCTGCCAGTGCTGACGTACCTCCCAGGCCGGCGGGTCCTCCTCGGAAAGAACCGGGGTGTCAGGATCCAGCGCTTTCAGACCGCTGATGATGACGTTGTGCGCTGCGATATCCGCCGCCGTGACCGGAGAATCATCTTTCTTGCTGGCGACGTTGATCGGCTGGTTTCCATCGTAGACTTCCATGATGGCATCGCCCGCGTTCCGTGCAAGCTGACATACTTGTTCTAACATTCTCCACCTCGTCTGGTTACAGTGGCGTTAACTCGTTGTTTTATTTATATCGCATCACCGCGAGTTCCGCTATCTGTGATAACGATGGCGGTTTCTCTGCCCGCTTTTCTGGCAAGATTCACATTTCTGTAAGCAACAGAATATAAATACATTTTCTACTGTGCTATCGCTCATAAAAAAAGGACGCCTCTGATGATTAAGTTTAGCGCAACGCTCCTGGCCACGCTGATCGCCGCCAGCGTCAACGCCGCGACGGTCGACCTGCGGATCATGGAAACCACCGATCTGCACAGCAATATGATGGACTTTGACTATTACAAAGATGCCGCCACGGAGAAATTCGGCCTGGTCCGTACCGCCACCCTGATCGAACAGGCGCGGGCAGAAGCGAAAAACAGCGTGCTGGTGGATAACGGGGATGTTATCCAGGGGAGCCCGTTAGGCGACTACATGGCCGCGAAAGGGTTGAAAGAAGGCGATGTGCATCCGGTGTATAAGGCGATGAATACCCTGAATTACGCCGTCGGCAACCTGGGCAACCATGAATTCAATTATGGCCTCGACTTCCTGCATAAGGCGCTGGCCGGGGCGAAATTCCCCTACGTGAACGCCAATATCATCGATGCCAAAACTGGCAAACCGATGTTTACGCCGTACCTGATCCAGGATACCCGGGTCGTGGACAGCGATGGTCAACCCCATACTCTGCGCATCGGCTATATCGGTTTTGTGCCGCCGCAGATCATGACCTGGGATAAAGCCAATCTCAGCGGTAAAGTGACGGTCAACGACATTACCGAAACCGCGCGTAAATACATCCCGGAGATGCGCGCGAAAGGGGCTGATGTGGTAGTGGTGGTCGCGCACTCCGGCCTTTCCGCCGATCCGTATCAGGCGATGGCAGAAAACTCGGTCTACTACTTAAGCCAGGTACCGGGCGTTGACGCCATCATGTTCGGCCACGCCCACGCGGTGTTCCCGGGTAAAGACTTCGCCAGCATCAAAGGCGCGGATATCGCCAAAGGGACGCTAAACGGCGTACCGGCGGTGATGCCGGGAATGTGGGGCGATCATCTCGGGGTGGTCGATCTGGTGCTAAATAACGACAGCGGTAAATGGCAGGTGACGCAGAGTAAAGCCGAAGCGCGGCCTATTTATGACGCGGTGGCGAAGAAATCGCTGGCGGCGGAAGATAGTAAGATGGTGGCGGTGCTGAAAGCCGACCACGACGCCACTCGCGAATTCGTCAGTAAGCCGATCGGTAAGTCCGCCGACAATATGTACAGCTATCTGGCGCTGGTGCAGGACGACCCGACGGTGCAGGTGGTCAACATGGCGCAAAAGGCCTACGTCGAACACTATATTCAGGGCGATCCGGACCTGGCGAAGCTGCCGGTGCTCTCCGCCGCCGCACCGTTTAAAGTCGGCGGGCGTAAAAACGATCCGGCGAGCTTTGTCGAAGTGGAGAAAGGTCAGCTCACCTTCCGTAACGCCGCCGACCTCTATCTCTACCCCAACACCCTGGTGGTGATGAAGGTCAGCGGGAAAGAGGTTAAGGAGTGGCTGGAATGCTCTGCCGGACAGTTTAACCAGATCGATCCCACCAGCAGCAAGCCGCAGTCGCTGATCAACTGGGACGGCTTCCGCACCTATAACTTCGACGTGATTGACGGGGTGAACTACCAGATTGACGTCACTCAGCCGGCCCGCTACGACAGCGAGTGCCAGCTGATCCATCCGCAGGCAGAGCGTATTACGCACCTGACCTTCAACGGTAAACCTGTCGATCCGCAGGCCACTTTCCTGGTCGCCACCAATAACTATCGCGCTTACGGCGGCAAATTTGCCGGCACCGGTGAGAGCCATATCGCCTTTGCCTCACCGGATGAAAACCGTTCGGTGCTGGCGGCGTGGATAGGCGCGCAATCGAAGAAGGATGGCGCGATCCATCCGGCGGCGGATAACAACTGGCGTCTGGCGCCGATCCCCAGCAACACACCGCTGGATATTCGTTTTGAGACCTCACCAGGCGACAAAGCCGCGGCGTTTATCAAAGAGAACGCGCAGTATCCAATGCGCCAGGTGGCCACCGATGATATCGGCTTCGCTATTTATCAGCTGGATTTGAGCAAGTAATGCCTGTTCCCCGGCGGCGCTGCGCTTACCGGGGCTACAAACCGGAGCTGACGGGTAGCCCGGATAAGGCGCCAGCCGCTATCCGGGAATATCTCCCCGGTGGCGCTGCGCTTACCGGGGCTACAAACCGGGGCTGACGGGTAGCCCGATGTGATGGACACCTCCCACCTTACGGCATCAAAGTGCCAGACTGAGGTGTTAACCCCAGATCCCCGGAGGAGGTGTCCATCATGAATATTAAACGTATTGGTCTCGACCTGGCTAAAAATATCTTCCAGATACATGCCGTGGATCACCATGAACATGTTGTCCTGCGTAAAACCCTGCGCCGGGACCGCATGACCGCCTTTTTCTCTCAACTCTCTCCCTGCCTTATCGGGATTGAAGCCTGCGGCGCCGCCCACTACTGGGCCCGCGAGCTGACCCGTATGGGGCATACCGTACGCATTATCCCGCCTCAGCGGGTCAAGTCCTATCTTAAAGGGCAGAAGAATGACGCCAACGACGCGGAAGCTATCTGCGAGGCTATCAGCCGTCCCGGAATGCGCTTTGTGGCCATGAAGACAGAGCGGCAGCAGACGCTGCAGGCAGAGCACCGCGTCCGGGCCCGGCTCGTCCGCGCCCGGACAGCCCTGAGTAATGAGATGCGGGGACTGCTGGGTGAGTTTGGTCTGGTACTGCCGGTGGGAATAAGGCAGCTACGTAAGGCATTGCCGGAGATACTGTCGCAACAAGAGCTGTGGGATGACCGCTTTATCCGCCTGCTGAGCGAACTGGCGGAAGAGCTGCAGATGCTGGATGAGCGGGTCGCCCGCCATGACAGGCGGCTTGAGCAGTCAGCACGGGATGATATCCGGATAAAAAGGCTGCTGGCGATAGAGGGTATGGGGCCGGTGGTGGCCAGTGCGCTGGTGGCGGCGGTCGGCGATGGCAGACAGTTCAAAAGTGGTCGGGAGATGGCGGCGTATCTGGGTCTGGTCCCGCGGCAGCACTCCAGTGGCGGGAAAGCGCGGCTGGGGTCTATCAGCAAACGGGGAGACAGTTACCTGCGGACGCTGATAATCCACGGTGCGCGTGCGGTGCTGAACGCGTGTCAGAATAAAACCGACAGACGCAGCCAGTGGCTGAAGGCGTTATCGGAAAGGCGAAACCGGAATATCGCGACGGTGGCGCTGGCGAACAAGAATGCGCGAATAGCATGGGCGATACTGAGCCGCGAAGAAGATTACCATGGGTTACAGGCCGCCGGTTAACCGGCGGCCTGTAACCCATGCAGTAAAAGAGCAATAACCTGCCGTGAGAGTGCAGTCAGCAAAGTGTGATGAGTAACAGGTAAGACCGGCATCTGTCATTCCGACTTATCCGAAGGCTCCCTGGAAAACAAAGCCGCTAGCCCGAATGGAAACAGATGCGCAGATAACATCATGGCCCGGATACGACGGTATCGTAAGAGAGGCCGGATATACGAACGCACCTTACCCCGTTACACAAAATGCAGAGATGACTTGCATAACGGGAGGTGTCCATATACGGATAAGGCGCCAGCCGCTATCCGGGAATATCTCCCCGGTGGCGCTGCGCTTACCGGGGCTACAAACCGGGGCTGACGGGTAGCCCGGATAAGGCACCTGCCGCTATCCGGGAACATCTCCCCGGTGGCGCTGCGCTTACCGGGGCTACAAACCGGAGCTGACGGGTAGCCCGGATAAGACGCCCGCCGCTATCCGGGAACATCTCCCCGGTGGCGGGGCGACAGGGAGTGATACATTTTTACTCCCCGTGGTTAGCCAGCACCGCAGGCAGATTGATCTCGATCCAGTCCGCCAGGGCGGCCACCTTCTCGCTCACCTGCAGGCCGAGCGGCGTCAGGCTATATTCAACGTGTGGCGGTACCACCGGATAAGAGATACGGTCGATAAAACCATCCTGCTCCAGGGCCTGCAGCGACTGCGCCAGCATCTTTTCGCTGACCCCACCCATTTTGCGCCGCAGATCGCTGAAGCGATGGGTCCCCTCGCGCAGCGCCACCAGAATCAACACGCCCCAGCGGCTGGTGACATGTTTAAGCACATCGCGCGACGGGCACTGTTCCGCGAACAGGTTGCCGGTGCGCAGTTTCTCGCTCAGCGTCGATTCGGTCATTTCACACTTACCTTTTTGTACGTACTTACTAAAAGTTAGTTAAGGTGGTAGCTTACCACAACTGCCAATAAACACGAAGGAGAAGTCCCATGATCGCCCTTACCGGTGCCACCGGCCAGCTTGGCCACTACGTTCTGCAAAACCTGCTTAAAACCGTTCCTGCCAGCCAGATTGTGGCGATTGTCCGCAACCCGGCCAAAGCCCAGGCGCTCAGCCAGCAGGGCGTCGTTGTCCGTCAGGCCGACTATAGCGACGAAGCGGCGCTGACCGCCGCGCTGCAGGGCGTGGATAAACTGCTGTTAATCTCCTCCAGCGAAGTCGGTCAGCGCGCCGTTCAGCACCGCAACGTCATCAACGCCGCTAAAGCCGCCGGGGTAAAATTCATCGCCTACACCAGCCTGCTGCACGCCGACACCTCGCCGCTGGGCCTGGCCGCAGAGCATATTGAAACCGAGCAGATGCTGTCCGACTCTGGTATCGCTTACGCCCTGCTGCGCAATGGCTGGTATACCGAAAACTATCTGGCCAGCGCACCGCCGGCGCTGGAGCATGGCGTGTTTATCGGTGCCGCTGGCGAGGGTAAAATTGCCTCCGCCACCCGCGCGGATTATGCCGCCGCTGCCGCCCGCGTTATCGCCGGTGAAGGCCATGAAGGGAAAATTTACGAACTGGCGGGTGATAACGCCTGGACGTTGAGCGAGCTGGCTGCCGAGCTGAGCAAGCAAAGCGGGAAAAACGTGGTTTATCAAAACCTCAGCGAAGCTGATTTCGCCGCCGCGCTGAAAAGCGTTGGTCTGCCAGCCGGGCTTGCCGATATGCTGGCGGATTCCGATACCGGCGCGTCGAAAGGCGGGCTGTTTGACGACAGCCGCACCCTGAGTACGCTGATCGGCCGTCCGACCACCTCCCTTGTTGAAAGCGTGAAAGGCATTCTGTAACCGCCCCTCTCAGCTTTTGCGGTTGCGTCCCGGCGGTTCCTCTCCCATATTGAAGGGGTAACCGTCGGGAGGCAGGCATGCAGGGCGTACCACCCCAATTTAGTGATGAAAAAGACCGCGCGCGCTTTCGCCATCTCGAACAGCTGCCCGGGGTAGAGCTTTACCACGCCCATATCTCCCGTTACGCCTTTGAACCCCATACCCACGAAGCCTTCGGCATCGGCGTGATCGAGCAAGGCGCGGAGCGCTTTCGCTACCGCGGCAGCCAGCACATCGCCGCCGCAAACGCTATTGTCACCATGAATCCCGACGAGCTGCACACCGGCGAAGCGGCAACCGCCGACGGCTGGCGCTACCGGATGATTTATCTGGAGCCGGACCGTCTGGAAGCCATCACCGGGGTGCGCGACTGGTGGTTCAGCGAGGTGGTTCGCGAGGATCCCCTGCGTTCCCGACAGATTGGTCAGCTGATTTATGGCCTGTGGCATAGCGACGATCCGCTGGCCCAGCAGGGAATGCTGCTCGACCTCATCGACACCTTCCGCCCTCTGGCCCACTATGCCTCGGCGCAGGGTGAAGCCGGGCATCGCTTCGACCGCGTGCGCGACTACCTGCACGATAACTATATGCGCCCCATCACCCTCGACGAGATGGCGCAGGTGGCGGCGCTGAGCCCGTACCACTTTCAGCGCCAGTTTAAAGCCCACTATCACGTGACGCCCCATCAGATGCTGATGGCTATCCGTCTGTGGCGCGCCAAGGCGTTTCTCACCCACGGCATGCCCGCCGCCGAAGTAGCGATTGCCGTCGGCCTCACCGACCAGTCCCACCTGACCCGCGCCTTCACCCTGCGTTACGGTATTACGCCGGTGCGCTATCAGAAGCAGGTCGCCAGGCGCTAATGCGCAATCTCATACAATATTCCTGCCCGCCCCCCTTCTACACTGCAGACAACGGTAATGACAACGGATGCAATGATGATTAGTGGTGTGCTGTACGCCCTGCTGGCGGGGCTGATGTGGGGGTTAATTTTTGTCGGGCCTTTGCTGGTACCAGAGTATCCGGCGATGCTGCAGTCGATGGGACGCTATCTGGCGCTGGGCCTGATCGCCCTGCCGCTGGCGTGGCTCGGGCGCGGGCGCCTGCGCCAGCTGAGCCGGCAGGACTGGTGGACCGCGCTGGGCCTGACAATGATGGGGAATCTTATCTATTACGCCTGCCTGGCCAGCGCCATTCAGCGCACCGGCGCGCCGGTCTCCACCATGATTATCGGCACGTTGCCGGTGGTATTGCCGGTCTTCGCCAATCTGCTCTACAGCCAGCGCGACGGGAAGCTGCCGTGGCGGCGCCTGTTTCCGGCGCTGGTCTGCATTGCCCTCGGCCTGATCTGCGTGAATGTCGCGGAACTGCGCCAGGGGCTGCCTGACTTTAGCCTGTGGCGCTACGGCTCCGGCATCGCACTGGCGTTGGGATCGGTGGCCTGCTGGGCCTGGTATGCCCTGCGCAACGCCCGCTGGTTGCGGGAAAATCCGCATCAGCCGCCGATGATGTGGGCTACCGCCCAGGCGCTGGTGACGCTTCCGGTTTCGCTGGCCGGTTACCTCGCCGCCTGCGTCTGGCTGCACGGTCAGCAGGCCGGGTTCCCCCTGCCCTTCGGCCCGCGCCCGGCGGTGTTTATTACGCTGATGCTGGCTATCGCAGTGCTCTGCTCATGGGTCGGCGCGCTGTGCTGGAATATCGCCAGCCAGCGGCTGCCGACGGTGATCCTCGGGCCGCTGATCGTCTTCGAAACCCTGGCCGGGCTGCTGTATACCTTCCTGCTGCGGCAAAGTTTACCGCCGTTACTGACCCTGAGCGGGATCCTGCTGCTGGTGCTCGGCGTAGTCTCCGCCGTACGCGCCAGACCGGAAAAACCGACGTTGCAACCGCTGACGAACGAAAAAAAGTAGCCAGACCCTCTTAAGGGGTATTCCCTTGCCTTAAAGATGCATTTAAAATACATTTTATATTCCTGATGACGAGGTAACAGCTATGGCTTTCCGTGACCAACCTTTAGGCGAGCTGGCGCTGACCATCCCGCGCGCCTCCGCCCTGTTCCGTCAATACGACATGGATTACTGCTGCGGCGGCAAACAGACCCTGGCGCGCGCCGCATCGCGGAAAGCGCTGGATGTCGCGGTGATTGAAGCCGAGCTGGCGAAACTGGCCGAGCAGCCTCTCTCCCGCGACTGGCGCGCGGCGCCCCTCCCGGAGATTATCGACCATATCATCGTCCGCTATCACGACCGGCACCGTGAACAGCTGCCGGAGCTGATCCTGCAGGCTACCAAGGT contains the following coding sequences:
- a CDS encoding beta-galactosidase, which codes for MSHLFYGVAYYDEYMPEDRLAKDIALMRETGINVVRIAESTWSTLEPEEGQYNFYHIDRVLEAMHEAGIAVIVGTPTYAVPAWLAAKHPDILVTTVVGQQKYGPRQIMDIVNPTFRRYAEKIIRTLMAHVQHHPAIIGWQLDNETKHYDNIGRYMQEGFVRSLQEKYPDLRQLNRDFGLDYWSNRIDRWQDFPPVENTINASLACAFSRYQRQQVTEYLAWQAAIVREYAQPHQFVTHNFDFEWRGYSYGVQPRVDHFAAAQALDIAGVDIYHPSQAHLTGREIAFGGAITRSLKPGQNYFVLETQAQGFAQWTPFPGQLRLQAFSHIASGAAMVSYWHWHSIHNAFETYWKGLLSHDFSRNPTWQEATTIGADFARLSPQLAELKAENDVALLISNEAMDALNHFRPGDAEGNIYNDIFRRFHDALYDHNISLDIIHDVNEETSRYRVLIVPGLYAADDGLLTRINDYIARGGRALIGFKSGFSDENVKVRSSAQPGILRQSCGVSYSQFTLPEATTVSSCCAEIDCRNDNQAELWMELLTPDDGTRTLLRYQHPAWGEYAAATTADYGQGRALYVGFLPQKGLISQLFDVLTADLTLNSRTSAYRYPLVVKKMRNRAGKTIHFLFNYSGKAQEVISETAGTALLSGEAVDVGQPLRLEAWEFTIIES
- the araC gene encoding arabinose operon transcriptional regulator AraC codes for the protein MELDINELLNFSPLMKTFTFNAWVVAGFTPITRGSTLDYYINRPQGMKGYIINLTLRGQARAKAGDGFLLCRENDLLLFPPGVPHHYGRDEHSEYWDHLWIYFIPRPYWIDWLKWDQTTHGIGKTTINDPDQLQHLRDLFYEVIRHHSASVPLSEALAMNALERLILRCFQQQPISNRHAHDPRINAICDYLNAHIAQEVKIETLAAMVFISPSRLAHLFKNELGQTVYAWRETQRINRARWLIQSTSLPLNKIALSVGYSDPVYFTRLFRKHNGIPPGEYRKRYAEMKG
- a CDS encoding YtfJ family protein produces the protein MTLRSILAASLLLFPLLASAHNFVDGQRVAPVGVADRGELILDKDNFSYKNWNSAQLAGKVRVVQHIAGRSSAKEKNANLIEAIKAAGFPHDRYQTTTIVNTDDAIPGTGMFVRNSIESNKKLFPWSQFIVDSNGLVRKAWQLDEKSSAIVVLDKNGRVQWAKDGALTQQEVQQVIDLLHKLLNK
- the cysQ gene encoding 3'(2'),5'-bisphosphate nucleotidase CysQ, producing the protein MLEQVCQLARNAGDAIMEVYDGNQPINVASKKDDSPVTAADIAAHNVIISGLKALDPDTPVLSEEDPPAWEVRQHWQRYWLVDPLDGTKEFIKRNGEFTVNIALIENGKPTLGVVYAPVMKVMYSAEKGKAWKEECGVRKQIQVRDARPPLVVISRSHGNDPELQEYLEQLGEHQTTSIGSSLKFCLVAEGQAQLYPRFGPTSTWDTAAGHAVAVAAGAHVHDWQGKTLDYTPRESFLNPGFRVSIY
- a CDS encoding DUF1107 domain-containing protein, with the translated sequence MKIFQRYNPLQVAKYVKILFRGRLYIKDVGAFEFDKGKILIPKVKDKLHLSVMSEVNRQVLRLQTEMA
- a CDS encoding oligosaccharide MFS transporter encodes the protein MITSNKNYFISCLFFLFFFIGWGCCYPYLSLWLTETIGINYTDVGLVYSFTAIVAVCVQPLFGFISDKLVYRKNLMWMLAIIITLFAPYWIYVFAPLLKINVFLGALAGGLYIGMAYGAGCGICEAYIDKVSRASGFEFGRARMFGGIGAAIGTFAAGKLYGIDQNMIFWLASGAGVCLLIIVWKMQINAHPQQGLLSGKASPVTLHDAVSLLKIKKFWFFALYVIGVGAVYETYDQQFAIYYSHFFESKARGAEVFGYLTTGQIFLDAIVMFFAPWFVNKIGPKNALLYCGLIMSLRIIGSAWAIGPVSISLIKLLHGFESSVLLVAALKYITANFNPLLSATVYLIGFQFSKSFSSIFLSTGIGHMYQSMGFTSSYIVLGGIALCFTLISFITLDKARVFSSQPVPAN